The proteins below are encoded in one region of Amycolatopsis acidiphila:
- the purF gene encoding amidophosphoribosyltransferase has protein sequence MVSDHNSHDEPENEPREECGVFGVWAPGEEVAKMAYYGLYALQHRGQEAAGISVSDGKQIVVFKDLGLVSQVFDEQVLSSLQGHIAVGHCRYSTTGSSTWENAQPMFRTTATGSGISFAHNGNLVNTAELRDRTRDAGIKPHAGLTGSSSDSDLVCGLLAATAADKGIEAAALELLPTLRGAFCLTFADEETLYAARDPHGVRPLVLGRLERGWVVASETAALDIVGASFVREVEPGELIAIDAEGLRSSRFASPEPKGCIFEYVYLARPDTSIAGRSVHGTRVDIGKRLAKENPAEADLVLPVPESGTPAAIGYAQASGIPYGQGLVKNAYVGRTFIQPSQTIRQLGIRLKLNPLRDVIRGKRLVVVDDSIVRGNTQRALVRMLREAGALEVHVRIASPPVRWPCFYGIDFASRAELVANGADLDGIRRLIGADSLGYVSLDGLIAASEQPKSRLCTACFSGEYPIPLPDDALIGKHLLESLEATDGPARPVTQAGYGAGDAVRRP, from the coding sequence GTGGTTTCCGACCACAATTCGCACGACGAACCCGAAAACGAACCTCGAGAAGAATGCGGCGTGTTCGGTGTCTGGGCGCCGGGCGAGGAAGTCGCGAAAATGGCCTACTACGGCCTGTACGCGCTCCAGCACCGCGGGCAGGAAGCCGCCGGGATCTCCGTGTCGGACGGCAAGCAGATCGTGGTGTTCAAGGACCTCGGGCTGGTCAGCCAGGTCTTCGACGAGCAGGTGCTCTCCTCGCTGCAGGGGCACATCGCCGTCGGGCACTGCCGCTACTCCACCACCGGGTCCTCGACCTGGGAGAACGCCCAGCCGATGTTCCGCACGACGGCCACCGGCAGCGGAATCTCCTTTGCCCACAACGGCAATCTCGTCAACACCGCGGAGCTGCGGGACCGCACCCGGGACGCGGGCATCAAGCCGCACGCCGGGCTGACCGGGTCGTCGAGCGACTCCGACCTGGTCTGCGGCCTGCTGGCCGCCACCGCGGCGGACAAAGGGATCGAGGCCGCCGCGCTGGAGCTGCTGCCGACCCTGCGCGGAGCGTTCTGCCTGACCTTCGCCGACGAGGAGACCCTGTACGCCGCCCGCGATCCGCACGGCGTGCGCCCGCTCGTGCTCGGCAGGCTCGAACGCGGCTGGGTCGTCGCGAGCGAGACCGCGGCACTGGACATCGTCGGCGCCTCCTTCGTCCGCGAGGTCGAGCCCGGCGAGCTGATCGCGATCGACGCCGAGGGGCTGCGCTCGTCGCGGTTCGCCAGCCCCGAGCCCAAGGGCTGCATCTTCGAGTACGTCTACCTCGCCCGCCCCGACACCTCGATCGCCGGCCGCAGCGTGCACGGCACCCGGGTGGACATCGGCAAGCGGCTCGCGAAGGAGAACCCGGCCGAGGCCGACCTGGTCCTCCCGGTGCCGGAGTCCGGTACGCCCGCGGCGATCGGCTACGCGCAGGCCTCGGGCATCCCGTACGGCCAGGGCCTGGTCAAGAACGCCTACGTCGGGCGCACGTTCATCCAGCCGTCGCAGACCATCCGGCAGCTGGGCATCCGGCTCAAGCTCAACCCGCTGCGCGATGTGATCCGCGGCAAGCGGCTGGTCGTGGTGGACGACTCGATCGTCCGCGGCAACACCCAGCGTGCCCTGGTCCGGATGCTGCGGGAGGCCGGCGCACTCGAGGTGCACGTGCGGATCGCCTCGCCGCCGGTGCGCTGGCCGTGCTTCTACGGCATCGACTTCGCCTCGCGCGCGGAGCTGGTGGCCAACGGCGCCGACCTGGACGGCATCCGCCGGCTCATCGGTGCCGACTCGCTGGGCTACGTCTCGCTGGACGGGCTGATCGCCGCGTCCGAGCAGCCGAAGTCGCGGTTGTGCACCGCATGCTTCAGCGGTGAGTACCCGATCCCGCTGCCCGACGACGCGCTCATCGGCAAACACCTGCTGGAGAGCCTCGAAGCCACCGACGGTCCGGCCCGCCCCGTCACCCAGGCCGGGTACGGTGCTGGGGATGCCGTCCGGCGTCCCTGA
- the purM gene encoding phosphoribosylformylglycinamidine cyclo-ligase — protein sequence MSESTNATYAAAGVDIDAGDEAVELLKPHAERTSRPEVLGGVGGFAGLFALKLDRWKEPVLASSTDGVGTKIAVAQTLDKHDTVGIDLVAMVVDDLVVTGAEPLFLQDYIAVGKVQPKQIESLVSGIAEGCVQAGCALLGGETAEHPGLMGEHDYDLSATGIGVVEASGVLGPDRVRPGDVVLGMGASGLHSNGYSLARHVLLEIARMPLEGHVEEFGRTLGEELLEPTRIYAKDCLALAAESEVRTFAHITGGGLEANLARVIPRGLAAHLERGTWTPAPVFALIAQRGKVERAEMEKTFNMGVGMVAVIDAEDVDRALAVLTARHVPAWVLGEVRAAEDAEGPRAVLAGDHPRF from the coding sequence GTGAGCGAGTCCACCAACGCCACCTATGCCGCAGCCGGGGTCGACATCGACGCCGGCGACGAAGCCGTCGAGCTGCTGAAGCCGCACGCGGAGCGGACGAGCAGGCCCGAGGTACTCGGCGGGGTCGGCGGTTTCGCCGGGTTGTTCGCGCTCAAGCTCGACCGGTGGAAGGAGCCCGTGCTCGCGTCCTCCACCGACGGCGTCGGCACGAAGATCGCCGTCGCGCAGACGCTGGACAAGCACGACACGGTCGGTATCGACCTGGTGGCCATGGTGGTCGACGACCTGGTGGTCACCGGCGCCGAGCCGCTGTTCCTGCAGGACTACATCGCGGTCGGCAAGGTGCAGCCGAAGCAGATCGAATCGCTGGTCAGCGGCATCGCCGAGGGCTGCGTCCAGGCTGGTTGCGCGCTGCTGGGCGGCGAGACGGCCGAGCATCCCGGCCTGATGGGCGAGCACGACTACGACCTTTCGGCGACCGGCATCGGCGTCGTCGAGGCGTCCGGCGTGCTCGGCCCAGACCGGGTCCGCCCCGGTGACGTCGTGCTCGGGATGGGCGCGTCCGGTCTGCACTCCAACGGCTACTCGCTGGCCAGGCACGTGCTGCTGGAGATCGCCCGGATGCCGCTGGAGGGCCACGTCGAGGAGTTCGGCCGCACACTCGGCGAGGAGCTGCTCGAACCGACCCGGATCTATGCCAAGGACTGCCTCGCCCTCGCCGCCGAATCCGAGGTGCGCACGTTCGCGCACATCACCGGCGGCGGCCTGGAGGCGAACCTGGCGCGCGTCATCCCGCGGGGGCTGGCCGCGCACCTCGAACGCGGCACCTGGACCCCGGCGCCGGTGTTCGCGCTGATCGCCCAGCGCGGCAAGGTCGAGCGGGCCGAGATGGAGAAGACGTTCAACATGGGCGTGGGCATGGTCGCGGTCATCGACGCGGAGGACGTCGACCGCGCGCTGGCCGTGCTGACGGCACGGCACGTCCCGGCCTGGGTGCTCGGTGAGGTCCGCGCGGCGGAGGACGCCGAAGGCCCCCGCGCCGTGCTCGCGGGCGACCACCCCCGGTTCTGA
- the arfB gene encoding alternative ribosome rescue aminoacyl-tRNA hydrolase ArfB: MRSARRRTPKAPAPCSRATTPGSENGSCRGSGSGNMGSMPIDTDLAVTRRIVIPAGELRERFSRSSGPGGQGVNTTDSRVELSFDVARSPSIPDDVRPRLLARLATRLADGVLTIAASGQRAQLANREAARARLVSLLRDAAAPPPPKRRPTKPSRGAKERRIAEKKRRGDIKRGRGGRYDD; encoded by the coding sequence GTGAGGTCCGCGCGGCGGAGGACGCCGAAGGCCCCCGCGCCGTGCTCGCGGGCGACCACCCCCGGTTCTGAAAACGGATCGTGTCGCGGGAGCGGTTCGGGGAACATGGGGAGCATGCCCATCGACACCGACCTCGCCGTCACCCGCCGGATCGTGATCCCGGCCGGGGAGCTGCGTGAGCGGTTCTCCCGGTCCTCCGGGCCGGGCGGGCAGGGCGTCAACACCACGGACTCGCGGGTCGAGCTGTCCTTCGACGTGGCGCGGTCGCCGTCCATTCCGGACGACGTGCGACCGCGACTGCTGGCCCGGCTGGCCACCCGGCTGGCCGACGGTGTGCTGACGATCGCGGCGAGCGGACAGCGGGCCCAACTCGCCAACCGGGAAGCGGCCAGGGCGCGGCTGGTCTCCCTGCTGCGGGACGCGGCGGCGCCACCACCGCCGAAACGCCGCCCCACCAAGCCGAGCCGGGGTGCCAAGGAGCGCAGGATCGCGGAGAAGAAGCGCCGCGGTGACATCAAGCGGGGCCGGGGCGGCCGTTACGACGACTGA